One Bemisia tabaci chromosome 4, PGI_BMITA_v3 genomic window, GAGAGAGTGTCCCACCAATTTATCTCATTAGTAATGTAGTCAATAAGATTAGAGTAGAACTATATGCATGCATGACgaattgagatgaaaaggtTTTTGGACGCCGCTTTGGCGATTCTATGGAAATTGAAAACACTTCTCCCGTCAAAAAGAGGCGAAGCGCACAAGGATCTCATTTAGCGGAACATAATATGTTTTTAGAGTTAAATCCGAGGGTGATATCCGTTAATCATCTTTCAcgtaagaattttttaaaaaatcgaagttATCTCGGAGAAACCGGATTTTCTGGGgagaaatcgatttttttttaaaaactggttCATGACAGGAAacaatcaagattatttttggATTAACAGTCAAAAAAAACTCAGAGATGCACATGCATTACTCTTAAAAACTGCCACTCTCTCTGAGAGCAGTGTGTTAGAAGAGTTCTGATTTGGaagtttccttgcaaaataatatACAATTCGCTCATCAATACCTGTCCTAAATTTTATCAGTTTGTTTTGTATCTGAAAGTAAGGTTTTATTTCTACGCACTTTTGAGTGCTGAAAGCGAAAAGTATCTTATGTTTTTCTATACCCATGGctcactcctttttttttaaaaaaaaaatcgatgttccaaaaaacgaatttcctggaTGTGAATTGATGTATTCTGCGTgacattttgatgagaaaatttgataaatgacTTGTTACATGTATGTGTGCACTTATATATgtgaaattttgctttttttcatcaGTGATCCATTCTGTGCACTACCTCTCACTAAACAATATTTTGGATTCTATTTCAGTTTCAAATCCGGATCGAAAAATGCAGGGATAAGGGAAACCTTAATTCCTGCGAATATTATTCAACATGGAAGTGGGATGATGTATGCATACCACTCAAAATACTGCCTTTCATGGAGGGCTTTTGGAAGGCTCACGTGCCCTTTCCGAACTGTCCCTACAAAAAGGTAAACTATACTTTATCTAATATCGGCCTCTCATTAATCGCACGCAAACAACTTTCAGttcaaaaagaataaaatcaaaaggtgTGAGGGTTAGGAAGGTTATTAATACCTCcgcaacgttttaaaatttcacgtgaaaaattATTCGTCTATCCATCAACATGTACTCTGTCTCACGAACGACGATCCCTGGCCCGACGGTCATTTTTGCAGTCGACGGCAACACCgctaatcagtggcgtggcgtgaattgcgatatatcgattgtaatgtcatttaagcctatggaaaaagatcgattgtcagggcgttcgcagggaacaccttagtaatcgattctttactatagcttcaaatggcgagatatcgataatcgattattcacgccacgccactgccgctaATGACTTGGACGAGGCATTTCAATGAAGAAACTAGAGAAGCCTTTGGACATACCTAATTCTTCTCCCGTTGAGCAACCCGTATTAGTAGGAgtgcttttttttattattttttatttatttttatttttattttagagaaaatggaCTTTTAACTGCATCCCACGACGTAGCATAAAAATCCAAGCCAGGTGAcgtaaaattatctgaattgGAGCAATTTTACATCATCTTACTTAGATTTTTATACTGCAACAGTTGACGCACTTAAAACATGATTCtttataaaattgaagaaaaacaaattctaaCTGACTCAGATAAGAAAGAGAAAACTGACGGGACATGGGTGTAATAGAAGTCTCGCAAACCCAAAGCCCGGCCGCGCGGTACCTGCGCATCGTCCTGGCTGCCTCGCTTCTCGAACGGTCTCTAGTGTTGTCATTTACGAGGTTTTTGACTACTTACCTTATATTTTCCAGGGATCGTCGTTCGTGAGACAGAAATAGTATGCACGATTTATATAAAACAGGGAATTTTCGCATGATGTAGCAATATTAGAAATGGaacaaaaaacaagcgggaaagttctaatactgtctaAGTTCTaatacctgcgcattacgttaaaagcataaaatacagttttcacagctttatttttttaaaaaatggacccccccccccccccccaaaaagcctacacatcgatgagctggtgcgccatttaaacgcattagcactagtatactagtgctcagaggcaagtcgaaatcaaaaagcgctgcctatcggctgagcgcttaaaacgAACAaccaaaagaagaaatttaatTTACAGGCAGAAGAGTTGACGTTTTGGCCCGGGTAGCTGGCGAGCATGAGGGGTCCGCACATTTGTGGATTGCATACTCtccaaattgaaggcatttccTGTCTCCCGAAAAACGAATGTCTCATTCCTAATGTCATTTTATTCAAGGGCagttaaaatattgaaatagcCCCCAAATTATGGATGCCACTCAAAGCATGCCTTTTCATGGTTTGAAAATTAACAATATGCCTAAAGAATAATTAGCAGactctaaaatttttctcaagaatCAGCAACTCGATCTATGATTTTGGGCTGGGCAGTATCCACGGGCGGAACTAGGGACTTTTCGGGAGGGGGGGGCAGAGGGGTACTTACCTCACCAAGGGGGATCTAGAGGACCCTTTTCGCTCCAAAGGAAGGTCCGGTGACTTCTTCCAGCTTTAGAGGGGGACCtcctcccaaaaatttaaaaatcgagtCTCCCCAGGAGTCTTCTCTTCCGTCTTACGACGGCTGTCTTGATACAATTTCCAACAAATTAGATATGTCATGCATTATATttactttgcaaaatttttcacatttcttgGTAGAGGCCAAGTAGATTTCTGTGTAAAGCTAGGCCCCCACCCTCTCCCTATTTTTGCCCATGGCAGTCCCTCTCAAGCGATTTTTCTCCAGCAAAATTTCAGTATCGCGCTCTCAAATCCCACCAGTCATTAGAGGCCAACATTgctaaaatttacttaaaagcCCCATGATACCCCAAATGCCAGCCTTTTCCAGCCTTTTCTAAATCTGTCTTTTAAACTCCAAGAGCCCATGGAGACTGGTCGAATTACTCGCTAATATAAAGAACTAAACAAACCTAGTGGCcataaaagaagagagaaaaaatcaatcgGGGCCGGGGGCCCGTTGGTTTAGGAAGCACCAAGGCTAATCCAGTCTTGATGCATTTACATCTTGCAGTATGCGTCATCTTTTATTGATTAACACCCTTTTTTTGCTCGTTTTTCAGAATGTTTATGAATTAAGAAACTTCAGGATTCCATCGGATGCAGTGACTGCTGTGCTCCCAAACAGTGAAGGTCATCCTCTCTATACTGTCCGCATCCTTTCCAAAGAGCAAAAAGAGATTGTTTCTTGTATAAGAACCAGTATTCGTTTCGCGactgtcagaaaaaaatattaattattacgGGCCATTTAAAGCGAGGTCTATCATAGTTAATGTTTTTCTAACAAAATTGGCTCAGAGAGTGAAATTAAGCGTACGTTTGTTGACTTTAGTGGGTGCTTAACTATGAGagaccaaaaaattgaatggatgCCTTTCTAAAAGTTTTTTTCATTCCACAATTCTGCCCGGAATCCTGCCGCGCCGGTCATTTTTTACCCTGTGGACTTACTGGCCGCCCGTTTCGAAACCGCCAACTAATGGAACAAAACAGTCCAGTAAAACTTTGTCTTATAAAACTGCTTTCCTGCGTGATTGATCGCAATAGATTTTCGTTTAAACTTGGAAAAACAGTCAAATTGCAGGATAGGCATTGAGAGAAAAGctattttcaaacaaatcatAAACACTGAAACCTGACCTGAGACACCCAGTGCATTTTGTATTATGCGTAAATTGCGAATTCAAAACTAAACCAAGGTTGTAAACTGTCTGACGACAGTGTGTACGACAGTAcatgtaaaaagtaaaattagctACATGAAcgcattttttaaagaattttcaatttttgttaaacTCTAGGGCAACAAGGATCCTCCGAGCACTTGACTTTCGGTTAtcctcatgaatatttttgaatgaaccACTAACCAGTGTATTAATTGAAGCACTGTGTTACACGTTTCACTTCAAAAGTTTATTTAGAAAGCAATTAATACAACGGGAAGTTCGAAAATCAATTCCTAAGCATATTGTCAACACGTCACACATATTAAGTGGAACAGTAGTTATACACAATGAGTCGTTTTCATAGTTGCGTTTAACTGACTAATTAATTATGAATAATCATATTTTTTGCTGGAGTTGACTTCCAAAGTTATTCCtgtaaatgaataatttttcttataAAATTTCGAAGAGAAAACACGAAGGAGTACTTTACTTCGTAGCttgttcaatggaccactatgTTGCcgtttaaatttcaaatgattttaaaatgaaccAGTCGTGTTAAAAAAGAGGAGGGTAAGTAATTTAGATTAGAAAATTAACAGTAAGTCGATGTATTTGTAATCTACTACTCTTTAATGTTtgcattgttttttattttattttattattatcaaTGAGTGCGACATAATGATCGGAAACATCCTCCTAAGCAAATAAACTATTCTCTTTtgtgagaagaaaataaaaaagaatgataAATAGGGCGAAATaataagaaataataataatctgACATTAAAAATAATGCTATCGACAATACCGCTAATGATGTTCCGACTTCCGAATACCACTTAATTAGCTCTCATGTCGTGGCGTGGTATCACACTTGAATGAAGGAGAATCATGGAGGCTCTAGAAACAGTCTACTTTCACCTACAGTGAGTACAGGTACACCATAGACAGCAAAGCGGGAAATCCTTCCCTTTTAATATAGAGATTGCATCTAGAACTCCTCAAGCGTGTTCTTGGTAATAGGAAATAGCCTgaattaaatacatgaatttaCGTGTTTTTAGTctcccttcttttttcaattgtttccCTTACCATCTCTCTTTTATCACATCGTTCGTTTTACACTTACTTCTGAACCGACATTTAAAACGATTAATATTCAGAAGAAATTGTGATTCCCTTGATTCCGTGTTTACCTTTTTgggtttttgaaaaactgatggAGGCATTCATTACTTCCAAGATTTTTGTGGGGAGCTGCTCATGGTTTTACCTCTTACGATGGTTATACAAAGAGAAATTATTATCCCATATAAGAGGGGAAAAATCATATCTGCCGCATAACTTTCAAGGGATTTTTCGTGAACGtcagacccgaagttgaggtcatatggatctctaaggttttctgatcacgcatccgaaaacttgaggtcgagctgccaaagttcgggtcagacatcgatgCACTTCGGtttgtaccggagtacttcaggtgtgtgacccgaacccttcagTATATGTCTatcgaagcacttcagatgtctgacccgaacttcggcagctggacctcaaggttccagatacgtgatccgaaaacctcagagatccatacgacctcaacttcgggtcctacgcacgaagttttttcctccgtgtctAAACTGAAAACCGCCACTCCAACTTATTGGTTCGTAAAACcgtgcgtttttttttctcagtcattctaccccccctccccccttccaccCCTCGCGCTTGTGGTGACAACGGGAAACCCTCAGGGACGACCGGGACAAATGGACGTCGCGTCAACTGCAAATGAGTCAAAAAATACTCCGCCGGTTATAATTACCCGGCGACGGTGTATAAATTCATAACTGCGACCGCAGccccccgaggggggggggtgggggggggggaggtggccGAAATTGATGCGCGGTTTGTCGCGGCTGGAGCGGAGTTGGCGGGCCTCCACGCCGACGACGAAGGTGAGACCCACGCTGCCGGATCGTCTCGAAAATCCCAAACTTTCGTCGATTTCACGTGTGAAAATGCTGGTTTTCACGACGACCCGGCAACCTTGCCCCCGGAATAGACTCCAGTGGACGGGGACGCCCGGTCCCGTGCCACGTCGCCCGGACCCCGTCGGTTTCGGTGGGGATTTTGGGGGGGATTTTCGCACGAGTTGGTGGCGCGGTGACCGGGAGCCACTCTTTAATCATCGTGGTAACGAGCCccgagcacccccccccccccctctttttcgGCCACGGCCTCAAAGGAAGCACAGGTCGACGCATTTGCACTTGAGGGGAATTAATGACGTCGCACTTAGGCGGCCGATATCCAATGGATTCCTTACGGATTCCGGCCCTCCTCGTCCTGCCCAGGGTcgcgaaatttcatggaatttacAATCGtgaaatcgtcacctttcggccaaagtatcacaagcgccatgcgacgtttcagaattttcgccgacattttattttttacacagaaattgttggttggatctgttggaaaatttcactgaattataTCGAACGGCCGGAATTTGGTCTCGTTCTGGCCAGAGTcgcgaaatttcatggaatttaaaatcgtgaaattgtcaccttccggccaaagtatcacgagcgccatgcgacgtttcaaaattttcgccgccgttttatttttacagaaaaattgttggttggatctgtttgaaaatttcactgaattttatcgaacGGCCGGAATTCGTTCTCGTTATGACGAGGGCtgcgaaatttcatggaatttacaatcgtgaaattgtcaccttccggccaaagtatcacgaacgcca contains:
- the LOC109031331 gene encoding uncharacterized protein, which produces MSAFFFSAAVFILYLNLFLPAVLTATNQARSTVVVVEDSVTNCDDRDYALTYGPMTVTRAGKFLIVNGRVTVQRDLQNPISFQIRIEKCRDKGNLNSCEYYSTWKWDDVCIPLKILPFMEGFWKAHVPFPNCPYKKNVYELRNFRIPSDAVTAVLPNSEGHPLYTVRILSKEQKEIVSCIRTSIRFATVRKKY